One segment of Gemmatimonadaceae bacterium DNA contains the following:
- a CDS encoding slipin family protein, translating into MTRHSPNDTRYSIAALAAGLIAGAGVAGALYLLGLPLPLVVIAGVGVWMFFAAAIKYTDQWERAVLMRLGRYRGLRGPGYFGIVPILDRVAYVIDQRIRTTAFGAESCLTRDTVPVNVDAIAFWIVRDAERAALEVQDYDEAVILSAQTALRDAIGKHDLAELIQSRIELGHGLKVALEEKMKNWGIQVQSVEIRDVIIPAALEDAMSRQAQAERERQARIILGTAETEIAHKFVEAADAYRDHPAAMNLRAMNMLYESIVKRGSLMVVPSGLADSLNVPSLMGLMGAAGHVPKNGAKNLPLAEDADDAAAGPARTDRPVVS; encoded by the coding sequence ATGACCAGACATTCTCCGAACGACACCCGGTACTCGATCGCCGCGCTCGCCGCGGGGCTGATCGCTGGTGCCGGCGTGGCTGGGGCCTTGTATCTCCTGGGCCTCCCCTTGCCGCTCGTGGTCATCGCGGGCGTGGGTGTATGGATGTTCTTCGCAGCGGCCATCAAGTACACCGATCAATGGGAGCGCGCGGTCCTGATGCGGCTCGGCCGCTACCGCGGACTGCGCGGTCCCGGCTATTTCGGGATCGTGCCGATCCTCGACCGCGTGGCGTACGTGATCGACCAGCGTATCCGCACCACCGCGTTCGGCGCGGAATCGTGCCTGACGCGCGACACGGTGCCGGTGAACGTCGACGCCATCGCGTTCTGGATCGTGCGCGACGCCGAGCGCGCCGCCCTCGAGGTGCAGGACTACGACGAGGCCGTGATCCTGTCGGCGCAGACGGCGCTGCGCGACGCCATCGGCAAGCACGACCTGGCGGAGCTGATCCAGTCCCGGATCGAGCTGGGCCACGGGCTCAAGGTGGCGCTCGAGGAAAAGATGAAGAACTGGGGGATCCAGGTGCAGTCGGTCGAGATCCGCGACGTCATCATCCCCGCCGCGCTTGAGGATGCGATGTCGCGGCAGGCGCAGGCGGAGCGCGAGCGGCAGGCGCGTATCATCCTCGGAACCGCCGAGACCGAGATCGCTCACAAGTTCGTGGAGGCGGCGGACGCGTACCGCGACCACCCGGCGGCGATGAACCTGCGCGCGATGAACATGCTGTACGAGAGCATCGTGAAGCGCGGCTCGCTGATGGTCGTGCCGTCGGGGCTGGCCGACTCGCTGAACGTGCCGTCGCTGATGGGACTCATGGGCGCGGCCGGCCACGTTCCGAAGAATGGAGCCAAGAACTTGCCCCTGGCCGAGGACGCGGACGACGCAGCTGCCGGGCCTGCCAGGACCGACCGGCCGGTAGTATCGTAA
- a CDS encoding DUF411 domain-containing protein translates to MADVTPAKDQHGVPHSLRTCHTAVVNGYVIEGHVPPEDIRRLLREKPAVAGIGVAGMPRGSPGMEQGATKDPYSVIAWLKDGSTSVYARH, encoded by the coding sequence ATGGCCGACGTCACGCCCGCGAAAGATCAGCACGGCGTTCCTCATTCTCTCCGCACTTGCCACACCGCCGTCGTGAACGGCTACGTGATCGAAGGACACGTTCCACCCGAAGACATCCGGCGGCTCCTGCGGGAGAAACCGGCGGTCGCCGGTATCGGGGTGGCCGGCATGCCGCGCGGCTCCCCGGGAATGGAGCAGGGAGCCACCAAGGATCCCTACAGTGTCATCGCCTGGTTGAAGGACGGCTCCACGTCGGTATACGCGCGCCACTGA
- the hemH gene encoding ferrochelatase: MLTAVPPVAGVAVVKLTTVTTRDATQLVLVNLGTPREPTAAAVREFLDEFLSDPAVVDWPRLIWQPILRGIVLRKRPARVAEQYESIWGTDGSPLRVETEAIVAGVRDRSGSRFQVSAAYRYGEPSLDTVMRRLAREGTGPVIVCPLFPQRTDATTGTAFLRAREAAARAGITAQLVERLMQPDDPGYVRAMADQWHRALREAGHDVEHLVVSFHGIPVRYDRREGGTYTRDCEATTRAFLGAIDWPRERATLAYQSVFGPEPWLKPATATILEELPRRGIRSVAVITPGFLTDGLETIEEIGIRGRESFVEAGGEHFIRVGSVAAEPAFLDVVAALAAD, encoded by the coding sequence ATGCTCACCGCCGTTCCGCCCGTTGCGGGCGTCGCGGTGGTTAAGTTGACCACCGTGACGACCCGCGACGCGACTCAACTCGTGCTGGTAAATCTGGGAACTCCCCGCGAGCCGACGGCCGCCGCCGTGCGCGAGTTCCTGGACGAGTTCCTCAGCGACCCGGCGGTCGTGGACTGGCCGCGGTTGATCTGGCAGCCGATTCTGCGCGGCATCGTGCTCCGCAAGCGTCCGGCACGCGTCGCTGAGCAGTACGAGTCCATCTGGGGCACGGACGGCTCGCCCCTGCGAGTCGAGACCGAAGCGATCGTGGCCGGAGTACGGGATCGCTCGGGCAGCCGTTTCCAGGTGAGTGCGGCCTATCGCTATGGCGAGCCCTCGCTCGACACCGTGATGCGGCGGCTGGCCCGCGAGGGCACGGGGCCGGTGATCGTGTGTCCGCTCTTTCCGCAGCGCACGGACGCCACGACCGGAACGGCGTTCCTGCGCGCCCGCGAAGCGGCCGCCCGCGCCGGAATCACTGCCCAACTTGTCGAGCGGCTCATGCAGCCGGACGACCCGGGTTACGTGCGGGCCATGGCGGATCAGTGGCACCGCGCGCTGCGCGAAGCCGGGCACGATGTTGAGCACCTCGTCGTCTCGTTCCACGGGATACCAGTCCGGTATGACCGCCGCGAAGGCGGCACGTACACACGTGATTGCGAAGCCACCACGCGTGCTTTCCTCGGAGCGATCGACTGGCCCCGCGAGCGGGCAACGCTGGCGTATCAATCGGTGTTCGGTCCCGAGCCTTGGCTCAAACCGGCGACGGCGACCATTCTGGAGGAGCTGCCTCGCCGGGGCATACGCAGCGTCGCGGTCATCACGCCTGGATTCCTGACGGACGGGCTCGAGACGATCGAGGAGATCGGAATCCGCGGACGCGAGTCCTTCGTCGAAGCCGGTGGCGAGCACTTCATCCGCGTCGGCTCCGTTGCTGCCGAGCCCGCGTTTCTGGACGTAGTCGCGGCGCTGGCCGCGGACTGA
- a CDS encoding ethylbenzene dehydrogenase-related protein, with protein sequence MVTMDSAQLQQSGLVDPANPAQSLIVLKPTNATPHGGGAVASYSEGDRTLVMDWIATLPPAAPSVVEAIKVGAGTSIPVPTVDGFFDLVWNQAARVRLRVADGWGEAEFVTIQAAYDATYLYMVISWDDDKASIRRQPWVKQADGTWKKLPGKSPLPADGITWASYMGGAFDEEDNARFNYEDKLSVMWNTYGPTTVAGFEQSGCAVLCHDPSNSNGPGTTYNYTTQQQAAKMYTNNPGEIADMWHWKLVRGNQHAKADDQYVHYWVPGPTGASGGGRAGDAGGGGYSDNLATAGAPTYRGSSSSAPPYYIFDSEKVLLTTAALNALAVGSEIPGIITSGPGGFRADVDAKGLHNTGTWAVEFRRRLVTGDVNDVQFDNLTRQYSFGVAIFDNAQIEHRYSPMVARLAFKP encoded by the coding sequence ATGGTCACCATGGACTCCGCCCAGTTGCAGCAGTCAGGGCTCGTGGACCCGGCGAACCCCGCCCAGAGCCTGATCGTGCTCAAGCCGACGAACGCGACGCCGCACGGCGGCGGCGCGGTGGCGAGTTATTCCGAAGGCGACCGGACGCTCGTGATGGACTGGATAGCGACGCTCCCGCCGGCAGCGCCGAGCGTGGTCGAGGCGATCAAGGTGGGCGCGGGCACCTCGATTCCCGTCCCGACAGTCGACGGCTTTTTCGATCTGGTCTGGAATCAGGCGGCCCGGGTGCGCCTCCGCGTCGCTGATGGCTGGGGCGAGGCCGAGTTCGTGACGATCCAGGCTGCGTACGACGCAACCTACCTGTACATGGTGATCTCCTGGGACGACGACAAGGCGAGCATCCGGCGTCAGCCCTGGGTCAAGCAGGCCGACGGCACGTGGAAGAAGCTACCCGGGAAGAGCCCGCTGCCGGCCGATGGAATCACCTGGGCGTCGTACATGGGCGGGGCGTTCGACGAGGAAGACAACGCGCGGTTCAACTACGAGGACAAGCTGTCGGTCATGTGGAACACCTACGGGCCCACTACGGTCGCCGGCTTCGAGCAGAGCGGCTGCGCGGTGCTCTGCCACGATCCCAGCAACAGCAATGGACCGGGAACGACGTACAACTACACGACGCAACAGCAGGCGGCGAAGATGTACACCAACAACCCTGGAGAGATCGCCGACATGTGGCACTGGAAGCTCGTGCGCGGCAACCAGCATGCCAAGGCCGACGACCAATACGTGCACTACTGGGTTCCCGGACCGACCGGTGCGAGCGGTGGTGGTCGTGCCGGTGACGCCGGCGGCGGAGGCTACTCCGACAATCTCGCTACGGCCGGTGCGCCAACTTACCGGGGCTCGAGCAGCAGCGCTCCACCCTACTACATCTTCGACAGTGAGAAGGTGCTGCTCACCACCGCTGCGCTCAACGCGCTAGCCGTGGGCTCGGAGATTCCCGGAATCATCACGAGCGGCCCGGGCGGTTTCCGCGCGGACGTGGACGCGAAGGGCCTGCACAACACCGGTACGTGGGCCGTCGAGTTCCGCCGGAGGCTGGTCACCGGCGACGTGAACGACGTGCAGTTCGACAATCTGACGAGGCAATACTCGTTCGGCGTGGCGATCTTCGACAACGCGCAGATCGAGCACCGTTACTCACCAATGGTCGCCAGGCTGGCGTTCAAGCCCTGA
- the hemE gene encoding uroporphyrinogen decarboxylase — translation MNDRLIRALRGEATDRRPVWVMRQAGRYLPEYRALRERHSFEELSGSATLAAEVTLQPLARFPLDGAIIFADLMSPVGALGLSVRFDPGPVIAKPVRTAADVDALAEPDAGRIAPEVMEALGIVKRELAGRAALLGFAGAPWSLAAYLVQGRGSPGFPALRALAARDEGLLAALLDKLTTLAVRYVTAQVRAGADAVQLFDTWGGILSLADWARLVQPHLARFFAETHSLGVPRIMFVQDAPHLVDAYAALPSEALAVDWREDLPSLRTRLPASKALQGNLDPAVLLAGPEPTRRAARALLERMPARGHVMNLGHGIMPETPIESVHALVAAVHEENPR, via the coding sequence ATGAACGACCGGCTGATCCGGGCCCTGCGCGGCGAAGCGACGGACCGGAGACCGGTGTGGGTGATGCGCCAGGCCGGGCGCTACCTCCCCGAGTACCGCGCCCTGCGCGAGCGCCACAGCTTCGAGGAGCTCTCGGGCAGCGCCACGCTGGCGGCCGAGGTGACGCTGCAGCCGCTGGCCCGCTTCCCGCTCGACGGCGCCATCATCTTCGCCGACCTGATGAGCCCCGTCGGAGCGCTGGGACTGTCCGTCCGGTTCGACCCCGGCCCCGTGATCGCCAAGCCCGTGCGCACCGCGGCCGACGTCGATGCGCTTGCCGAGCCCGACGCCGGCCGGATCGCGCCGGAAGTGATGGAGGCGCTCGGGATCGTCAAGCGCGAGCTGGCCGGGCGCGCGGCGCTGCTCGGCTTCGCGGGCGCACCGTGGTCTCTGGCCGCGTATCTCGTGCAGGGACGCGGAAGCCCCGGCTTCCCCGCCCTTCGCGCGCTCGCGGCGCGCGACGAAGGCCTGCTCGCCGCGCTGCTCGACAAGCTCACGACGCTGGCTGTCCGCTACGTCACCGCCCAGGTGCGCGCGGGCGCGGACGCGGTGCAGCTGTTCGACACCTGGGGTGGAATACTCTCGCTCGCCGACTGGGCCCGGCTGGTGCAGCCGCATCTCGCCCGCTTCTTCGCGGAGACGCATTCGCTCGGCGTTCCGCGGATCATGTTCGTGCAGGACGCGCCGCACCTCGTGGACGCGTACGCGGCGCTCCCCTCCGAAGCGCTCGCGGTGGACTGGCGGGAGGATCTTCCCTCGCTGCGGACCCGGCTCCCCGCCTCGAAGGCGCTGCAAGGCAACCTCGACCCCGCGGTTCTGCTCGCCGGCCCGGAGCCGACGCGGAGGGCCGCGCGCGCGCTGCTCGAGCGCATGCCCGCGCGCGGGCACGTCATGAATCTCGGCCACGGCATCATGCCCGAGACTCCCATCGAGAGCGTGCACGCGCTCGTCGCGGCGGTGCACGAGGAGAATCCACGATGA
- the nrfD gene encoding NrfD/PsrC family molybdoenzyme membrane anchor subunit, with the protein MHLKPFALSALHSATSGGRRYHVWMGGLTLIMLVGAYAYSLQLRYGLGVTGMNDHVSWGLYISNFTFLVGLAAAAMMLVLPAYILKDVDFGRAVLMAEAVAVAALVMCLAFVVVDIGNPLGGWHLMPGIGFLNWPRSLLAWDVLVLNGYLALNLVIPFYILYSRFSGRQPDKRKYIPWMYIAVMWAVSIHLVTAFLLAGLPARPFWNTALLGPRFLASAFTAGPAFVILLLWFIRRETEYEISEGAFSKLALITTVAAQINLVMLGSELFYKFYSPTHHGINARYLFFGLDGHNALVPWIWTAIALSTVATIALMIHPVRNNPRWLIPACVALFVGIWIEKGIGLVVPGFIPSPLGEIVEYTPSLVELGVTAGVWALGMFVLTVLVRVALPIELGEVRSPYVEDAGAARIVRPRSTRTQRRDIRPVRTR; encoded by the coding sequence TTGCACCTGAAGCCGTTCGCGCTGAGCGCACTGCATTCGGCGACCTCCGGGGGCCGGCGCTACCACGTGTGGATGGGCGGCCTCACGCTCATCATGCTCGTCGGGGCGTACGCGTACTCTCTGCAGCTGCGCTATGGACTGGGCGTCACGGGCATGAACGATCACGTAAGCTGGGGGCTGTATATCTCCAACTTCACTTTCCTCGTCGGTCTCGCGGCGGCCGCCATGATGCTGGTGCTGCCAGCCTATATCCTGAAGGATGTGGATTTCGGCCGCGCGGTGCTCATGGCGGAGGCGGTCGCGGTGGCCGCGCTGGTCATGTGCCTTGCATTCGTGGTCGTGGACATCGGCAACCCGCTCGGCGGCTGGCACCTCATGCCCGGCATCGGGTTCCTGAACTGGCCCCGTTCCCTGCTGGCCTGGGATGTCCTGGTGCTGAACGGCTATCTGGCGCTCAATCTCGTCATCCCGTTCTATATCCTGTACAGTCGCTTCTCCGGCCGTCAGCCGGACAAGAGGAAGTACATCCCCTGGATGTACATCGCCGTGATGTGGGCGGTGAGCATCCACCTGGTCACGGCGTTCCTCCTGGCGGGACTGCCGGCCCGGCCGTTCTGGAACACCGCGTTGCTGGGCCCGCGCTTCCTGGCGTCGGCATTCACCGCCGGCCCGGCGTTCGTGATTCTCCTGCTCTGGTTCATCCGCAGGGAGACCGAGTACGAAATATCCGAAGGAGCGTTCTCGAAGCTCGCGCTGATAACTACCGTCGCGGCGCAGATCAACCTCGTGATGCTTGGCTCGGAGCTCTTTTACAAGTTCTATTCGCCGACGCATCATGGCATCAACGCCAGGTACCTCTTCTTCGGCCTCGACGGACACAACGCGCTGGTACCGTGGATCTGGACGGCGATCGCGCTCAGCACGGTGGCAACGATCGCGCTCATGATCCACCCGGTGCGGAACAATCCGCGCTGGCTGATTCCCGCCTGCGTGGCTCTGTTCGTCGGCATCTGGATCGAAAAGGGGATCGGCCTGGTGGTGCCGGGATTCATCCCGTCGCCGCTCGGCGAGATCGTCGAGTACACGCCCAGTCTCGTCGAGCTCGGCGTCACCGCCGGGGTGTGGGCGCTCGGCATGTTCGTCCTCACCGTGCTCGTGCGCGTGGCGCTACCGATCGAGCTCGGTGAGGTGCGCAGTCCCTATGTCGAGGACGCGGGCGCTGCGCGGATCGTCCGTCCACGCAGCACCCGCACGCAACGTAGGGACATCCGCCCCGTGCGGACGCGGTAA
- a CDS encoding response regulator transcription factor → MSTGAPRILVVEDEINLARGIRENLEAEGYAIEVVNDGAVALDRIRRHEYGLVILDVMLPGMDGFTVCQTARREGRDTPVLFLTAKGGGGDRIRGLEVGGDDYLPKPFQLRELLLRVGAILRRRLRYDAMTALEPVARFGGNEFDFRSFRGRSFDGRDQILTQKEAMILKVLVEREGEVVWRDEILERVWGDDVLPSSRTIDNFIARLRKRFEPDPEQPRFFHTVRGIGYRFVAAGEDAAQ, encoded by the coding sequence GTGAGCACCGGCGCGCCGCGCATCCTGGTCGTGGAAGACGAGATCAACCTCGCACGCGGGATTCGCGAGAACCTCGAGGCCGAAGGGTACGCGATCGAGGTCGTGAACGACGGCGCCGTGGCGCTCGACAGAATCCGCCGGCACGAGTACGGGCTCGTAATCCTCGACGTGATGCTTCCCGGGATGGACGGCTTCACCGTGTGTCAGACGGCGCGGCGCGAAGGGCGGGACACGCCCGTGCTGTTCCTCACGGCGAAGGGCGGCGGGGGTGACCGCATCCGCGGACTCGAGGTTGGCGGCGACGATTATCTCCCGAAGCCGTTCCAGTTGCGGGAGCTGCTGCTGCGCGTCGGCGCGATCCTGCGCCGGCGCCTGCGCTACGACGCGATGACCGCGCTCGAGCCCGTCGCGCGCTTCGGCGGGAACGAGTTCGACTTCCGCAGCTTCCGCGGCCGCTCGTTCGACGGCCGCGACCAGATTCTGACCCAGAAGGAAGCAATGATCCTGAAGGTGCTGGTCGAGCGGGAAGGCGAGGTCGTGTGGCGCGACGAGATCCTCGAGAGAGTGTGGGGCGACGACGTGCTGCCCTCCTCCCGCACGATCGACAACTTCATCGCTCGCCTGCGCAAGCGGTTCGAGCCCGACCCGGAGCAGCCGCGCTTCTTCCATACCGTGCGCGGGATCGGCTACCGGTTCGTCGCAGCGGGCGAGGACGCCGCCCAATGA
- a CDS encoding HAMP domain-containing sensor histidine kinase, whose product MTPRARRARQYTRPLQVGFLVLLAVSSAQAVYWMADEVRYTARVQAELREAYEAQAESARSLLGSGVPWPDVQRIYPALALAADSTTVGVAPSVLARLESARARRLNRYAWEGAFFLAVLLAAMAVVYRTLREQARLRHRQEDFLAAVSHELQSPLASVRLSVETLALRDPPAQRRAELVQRLLADLGRLQRMIANILDASRLAATETRSAPERVPLAESVRAVVDELSEQATEQEVTLQTDVPESLAVWADPEGVRTVLRNLLHNGIRAASGGRRVTVRGTEADAWVQLEVGDDGAGFPQHEAARLFEKFYRVDGGGPARASGTGLGLYLVSRYVELDGGRVTAESAGPGGGARFIVTWPSAARRE is encoded by the coding sequence GTGACGCCGCGCGCTCGGCGAGCCCGGCAGTACACGCGCCCGCTCCAGGTGGGATTCCTCGTGCTGCTCGCGGTGAGCAGCGCGCAGGCGGTGTATTGGATGGCCGACGAAGTGCGATACACGGCACGGGTCCAGGCCGAGCTGCGCGAGGCGTACGAGGCGCAGGCGGAGTCGGCCCGTTCGCTGCTCGGCTCCGGCGTGCCGTGGCCTGACGTGCAGCGAATCTATCCGGCGCTCGCGCTCGCGGCGGACTCGACCACCGTGGGAGTGGCGCCGAGCGTTCTTGCGCGGCTCGAGTCGGCGCGCGCCCGCCGGCTCAATCGATATGCGTGGGAGGGCGCGTTTTTTCTGGCCGTGCTTCTCGCCGCGATGGCCGTAGTGTACCGCACGCTTCGGGAGCAGGCGCGGCTCCGGCACCGGCAGGAGGATTTTCTCGCCGCGGTCTCGCACGAGCTGCAGAGCCCACTCGCGAGTGTCCGCCTGTCGGTGGAGACGCTCGCGCTGCGCGATCCGCCCGCGCAGCGGCGAGCGGAGCTCGTGCAGCGACTGCTCGCCGATCTTGGCCGGCTGCAGCGGATGATCGCCAATATCCTCGACGCGTCGCGGCTCGCCGCAACCGAGACCCGCTCAGCGCCGGAGCGCGTCCCGCTGGCGGAGTCGGTCCGGGCGGTCGTGGACGAGCTGAGCGAGCAGGCGACCGAACAGGAGGTAACTCTGCAGACCGACGTTCCCGAATCGCTCGCGGTCTGGGCGGACCCGGAGGGCGTGCGCACGGTTCTGCGCAACTTGCTCCACAACGGGATTCGCGCGGCGAGCGGAGGGCGGCGAGTGACGGTGCGTGGCACCGAGGCAGACGCTTGGGTTCAGCTCGAAGTAGGCGACGACGGCGCGGGATTTCCCCAGCACGAGGCGGCGCGCCTCTTCGAGAAGTTCTATCGCGTGGACGGCGGCGGACCCGCGCGCGCGAGCGGGACCGGCCTCGGGCTGTATCTGGTCTCGCGCTACGTCGAGCTCGACGGCGGACGGGTCACCGCGGAGAGCGCGGGCCCCGGCGGCGGCGCGCGCTTCATCGTTACCTGGCCTTCGGCCGCGAGGCGCGAGTGA
- a CDS encoding 4Fe-4S dicluster domain-containing protein, producing MTSDPTTDVPRDAAGQTLLQKRVDRRRALSILLGGAAAGTSAVAACAPVSAATPESKEAKLLAWREYIKGNYRTMTDAERAETIARLERLAELKRGVDVTIQSTGAQPGVVFGYAFNISKCKGFRSCVEACINENNLDRRAATEYIRIFEMEDGVIDFDHADATFQHEVPAEGHFYIGTQCFQCADPPCVKVCPVGATWQEPDGITVVDYDWCIGCRYCMAACPYWARRFNWSEPEVPVAELNTNQHYLGNRARKTGVVEKCHFCIHRTRKGQLPACVEACPTGARVFGNLLDPNSEIRWILANKRVFRLKEDLKIEPRFWYFTD from the coding sequence ACGACCGACGTGCCGCGCGACGCGGCCGGGCAGACGCTGCTGCAAAAGCGTGTCGACCGCCGGCGCGCGCTGAGCATCCTCCTCGGCGGAGCGGCAGCCGGTACCAGCGCCGTGGCCGCCTGCGCGCCGGTCAGCGCCGCGACTCCGGAGTCGAAGGAAGCCAAGCTGCTCGCCTGGCGCGAGTACATCAAAGGCAACTATCGCACGATGACCGACGCCGAGCGGGCCGAGACGATCGCGCGGCTCGAGCGCCTGGCGGAATTGAAGCGCGGTGTGGACGTGACCATTCAATCCACCGGCGCCCAGCCCGGAGTGGTGTTCGGCTACGCCTTCAACATCTCGAAGTGCAAGGGATTCCGGAGCTGCGTCGAGGCCTGCATCAACGAGAACAACCTCGACCGCCGCGCCGCCACGGAGTACATCCGCATCTTCGAGATGGAAGACGGGGTGATCGACTTCGATCACGCCGACGCGACGTTCCAGCACGAGGTGCCCGCGGAGGGCCACTTCTACATTGGCACGCAGTGCTTCCAGTGCGCCGACCCGCCGTGCGTGAAGGTGTGTCCCGTGGGCGCGACCTGGCAGGAACCGGACGGCATCACCGTCGTGGACTACGACTGGTGCATCGGCTGCCGCTACTGCATGGCAGCGTGCCCCTACTGGGCGCGCCGGTTCAACTGGAGCGAGCCAGAAGTGCCGGTCGCCGAGCTGAACACGAATCAGCACTACCTCGGCAACCGCGCGCGCAAGACGGGCGTCGTGGAGAAATGCCACTTCTGCATTCACCGCACTCGGAAAGGCCAGCTCCCGGCTTGCGTCGAGGCGTGCCCGACGGGCGCGCGTGTCTTTGGAAATCTTCTGGATCCAAACTCGGAGATCCGCTGGATCCTCGCGAACAAGCGCGTGTTCCGGTTGAAAGAGGACCTGAAGATCGAGCCGCGCTTCTGGTACTTCACCGACTGA